The nucleotide sequence TACGACGGGTATGAATGATGAGCAAAAAGCCTATCTGGATCAATCTGCGACGGAAACTCCTGTAGTGTATGCAGCGAATTATTCAGTGGGTGTGAATGTATCGATCAAATTGCTTGAACTGGCCTCTAAAGTTTTTGGTGATACCGTAGATATCGAAGTGATTGAAGCACATCACCGTCACAAAGTAGATGCGCCATCGGGTACAGCTTTGATGTGGGGTGAGGCGATTGCGGAAACTTTAGGCCGTGACCTGAAAGAAGATGCGGTCTATTGCCGTGAAGGTCATACCGGTCCGCGTGAGCGTAAGAGCATTGGCTTCCAGACCATTCGTGGTGGCGATATTGTCGGTGAACATACCGCCATGTTTATTGCCGATGGGGAACGTGTGGAAATTACTCATAAAGCGACCAATCGCATGAACTTTGCTTCTGGTGCGGTACGTGCTGCGGCTTGGGTCGTAGGTCGTGAAGCGCGTAAATATGATATGAAAGACGTGCTTGGTTTTAACGATATTCAGGTTTAAAACCGAGTTAAAATCATTTATAAAAAAGTATAAAACTAGAATAAGACGAATAATATAATGCAAAAAATGATTTTCCTGCTCTGTGCAGTGGCACTTGGTGCCATTGCGCAGGCAAAGCCTCTCGAGAAGCCTAAACTCAGTATTTATAAAAATAATATCAAGGTCTGGACTTATCAGAATGAGCAAAACCCAGTGTTTCTCTATAAAGCTGAAACCACCTATACCACCCCCATTGAAAATGCCGTGTCCCTGATTCTGAATGTCGAGCATACAGTACAGTGGGTTCCCTATATGGGTAGCATCAAGGTTCTGTCCCGAAATGATAAAAAAGGTGACTTTATCCTGTATATGGTGCTGGATTTTCCATTTCCCTTAAAAGACCGTGACCTGATTGTGCAGGGCAAGATGATCAAGGAAGCCAATGGTCAGATCACCATTAAGAATAAAGCCATCCAAAGTGGTTATCCTTTAAACCCGGATTATGTGCGTTTAACCGATTATCAGGGTGACTGGACTTTTCAGAAACTGGCCAATAATAAAGTCAAGGTCTCTACCTATGGTTATGCCAATCCGGAAGGTTCCATTCCTTTGAGCTTCGTAAATATGTTTGTGCAACAGCAACCTTATCAGATGCTGCAGAAAATGAAGACCGAGCTGGCCAAGCCTTCATCTATTGCGGTCTTGCCTGAAGCTCTACAATAAAAAAGACCCAATTTCTGGGTCTTTTTAACAGCTGAAAATAAGCAGGATTTAAGCTGTAAAATCTGCTTTAAGCACAATCCGGTAACGGGCTTTGCCAGAATGCAGATGTTCAATCGCTTGGTTCAGTTGTGACATCGGGAAGACTTCAATTTGCGGAGCAATATTTTTACGTGCAGCAAATTGGAGTAACTGACGTAATGCCGCCGGCGAACCTGTCGGTGAACCGGTAACTGACTTGGCTCCGCCAATCAAC is from Acinetobacter lwoffii and encodes:
- the dapB gene encoding 4-hydroxy-tetrahydrodipicolinate reductase, coding for MSATPRIGILGAGGRMGRILIQAVHEAGYQLAAAVERPESTLLGADAGELAGIGATGVKIVGSLTDVVKDCDVVIDFTAPAATVNHLKICREAGVAIVIGTTGMNDEQKAYLDQSATETPVVYAANYSVGVNVSIKLLELASKVFGDTVDIEVIEAHHRHKVDAPSGTALMWGEAIAETLGRDLKEDAVYCREGHTGPRERKSIGFQTIRGGDIVGEHTAMFIADGERVEITHKATNRMNFASGAVRAAAWVVGREARKYDMKDVLGFNDIQV
- a CDS encoding START domain-containing protein encodes the protein MQKMIFLLCAVALGAIAQAKPLEKPKLSIYKNNIKVWTYQNEQNPVFLYKAETTYTTPIENAVSLILNVEHTVQWVPYMGSIKVLSRNDKKGDFILYMVLDFPFPLKDRDLIVQGKMIKEANGQITIKNKAIQSGYPLNPDYVRLTDYQGDWTFQKLANNKVKVSTYGYANPEGSIPLSFVNMFVQQQPYQMLQKMKTELAKPSSIAVLPEALQ